In one Mycobacteroides chelonae genomic region, the following are encoded:
- the eccCa gene encoding type VII secretion protein EccCa, with protein MSRLIFEPHRRVAPPAIPDATVTVEAPPQLPRVIPPSFLRRAMPVVIVILIVGMVVALVASGIRLISPQTLFFPFVLLLAATALYRGGGDKVRTEEVDAERADYLRYLSVIRENLRTHATQQRKALEWSHPDPEELTTVPGTRRQWERDPGDDDYLVVRAGRHDLPLASPVRVKDIADEIDLEPVSHSALRGLLDTQRTVRSAPLGIDLNKVSRITVLGDDDIVRASIRSWVTQAATFHDPTLLTVAMAGPGVEDSDWSWLKWLPHVDISGEVDGVGPARYLRRTGAELFEALKPVLSERALFGAESGAHKHLLIILDDPTYDLNGVNSPIPATGLDGVTVIQRADGSDGATKLPEYLNPERPVLQVNRNGVSARITRWNGNDWQPYIDEADQLTLGTASHVSRRLSRWDSNPTHPGLRSAATGGATFTSLLGIEDASQLDVPALWSPRTRDEELRVPIGVTASGEPLMFDLKDEAEGGMGPHGLMIGMTGSGKSQSLMSILLSLLTTHSADRLIVIYADFKGEAGADIFRDFPQVVAVISNMAEKRSLADRFADTLRGEVARRENLLKQAGRDVQGSAFNSVREYEDAIAAGHDLPPIPTLFVVADEFTLMLQDHPEYAELFDYVARKGRSFRIHILFASQTLDVGKIKDIDKNTSYRIGLKVASPSASRQIIGTEDAYHIESGKDHKGVGFLVPAPGAVPIKFRSTYVDGVYEPPSRTTTIEIHATPQPKPFTALPVATDPTTVIVKGGSDQPQQPARKLISTVGAQLAKVGPRAPELWLPPLDTAIPLASVLSQTGIPARQLRWPLGEIDKPFQMRRDPLIFDATSAAGNVIIHGGPKSGKSTALQTFMLSAAASHSPRDVTFYCIDYGGGQLHALEGLAHVGSVASALEPERIRRTFGELEQLLAYRQRLFRDRGIASVSQLRTLRDSDRTLDDGYGETFLIVDNLYAFSRDNTDQFNTRNPLLARLTELANAGLSYGIHVVITTPNWIEVPLAMRDALGLRLELKLHDSADSNVRVPGALRRPAESVPHDQPGRGLTMQAEHFLFAASDAKDVESVNANYPGAKAPAVRLLPADLAPDAIGPLYPGREQVVIGQREQDLAPVALDFAHNPLLMVLGDTGSGKTTLLRHIIRTVREHSTPDEVAFTVLDRRLHLVDEPLFPDNEYTPNIDRITPAMMGLGALLEKRRPPAGLSPEELHNWVSRGVTAQRHYLIIDDVDQIPDAPAVSGPYIGQRPWNPITGLLAEARELGLRVIITARATGSGHILMTNPMLRRFHELQANTLMFSGSPQDGGRIRGHRFERLPAGRGVLLSDNDVPTYVQTVNPFVSEHAAQGREYPR; from the coding sequence TTGAGCCGTCTCATTTTCGAACCCCATCGGCGTGTAGCGCCTCCCGCGATACCCGATGCCACGGTGACCGTAGAGGCACCACCACAACTGCCTCGGGTGATTCCGCCATCGTTCCTGCGCCGCGCCATGCCGGTTGTGATCGTGATCCTGATCGTCGGGATGGTGGTCGCACTGGTCGCCTCCGGGATCCGGCTCATCTCCCCGCAGACGCTGTTCTTCCCGTTCGTGCTCCTGCTGGCCGCGACCGCGTTGTATCGCGGAGGCGGTGACAAGGTCCGCACCGAGGAGGTCGACGCCGAGCGCGCCGACTACCTGCGGTACCTGTCGGTGATTCGTGAAAATCTGCGCACCCACGCCACACAGCAGCGCAAGGCGCTGGAATGGTCGCACCCGGATCCCGAAGAGCTCACCACTGTTCCCGGCACCCGGCGTCAGTGGGAACGCGACCCCGGCGATGACGACTACCTGGTAGTGCGCGCCGGACGTCATGATCTCCCCCTGGCCAGTCCGGTACGCGTCAAGGACATCGCCGACGAGATCGATCTGGAGCCGGTGAGCCACAGCGCGTTACGCGGACTGCTGGACACCCAGCGCACGGTGCGCAGCGCACCGCTGGGCATCGACCTGAACAAGGTTTCGCGCATCACGGTGCTCGGCGATGACGACATCGTCCGCGCCTCGATCCGATCCTGGGTGACCCAGGCAGCCACTTTCCATGATCCGACGCTGCTGACCGTGGCGATGGCCGGCCCGGGTGTGGAGGACAGCGACTGGTCGTGGCTCAAATGGCTTCCCCACGTGGACATCAGCGGTGAGGTCGACGGCGTTGGCCCGGCGCGCTACCTGCGCCGCACAGGTGCCGAGCTGTTCGAGGCACTGAAGCCGGTGCTGTCCGAGCGCGCGCTGTTCGGGGCTGAATCCGGCGCCCACAAGCATCTGCTGATCATTCTCGACGACCCGACCTACGATCTGAACGGCGTGAACTCGCCGATCCCGGCAACCGGACTGGACGGCGTCACCGTCATTCAGCGGGCGGACGGAAGTGACGGCGCCACCAAGCTTCCGGAGTACCTCAACCCGGAACGTCCTGTGCTGCAGGTCAATCGGAACGGCGTGAGCGCACGAATCACCCGGTGGAACGGCAACGACTGGCAGCCGTACATCGACGAGGCCGATCAGCTCACGCTCGGAACCGCATCGCACGTGTCCCGGCGGCTCTCCCGTTGGGATTCCAATCCGACGCATCCGGGCCTGCGATCGGCCGCCACCGGTGGTGCAACCTTTACATCGCTGCTCGGTATCGAAGACGCGTCCCAGCTGGATGTGCCTGCCCTGTGGTCGCCGCGTACGCGTGACGAAGAGCTTCGCGTGCCGATCGGCGTGACCGCCTCCGGCGAGCCGCTGATGTTCGACCTCAAGGACGAGGCCGAGGGCGGCATGGGACCGCACGGACTGATGATCGGCATGACCGGCTCCGGTAAGTCCCAGAGCCTGATGTCGATTCTGTTGTCACTGCTGACAACGCATTCGGCCGACCGTCTCATCGTGATCTACGCGGACTTCAAGGGTGAAGCGGGAGCCGATATCTTCCGCGACTTCCCACAAGTCGTCGCCGTGATCTCGAACATGGCCGAGAAGCGCTCTCTGGCGGATCGTTTCGCCGACACGTTGCGTGGCGAGGTTGCCCGGCGCGAGAACCTGCTCAAGCAGGCCGGCCGCGATGTACAGGGCAGTGCCTTCAACTCGGTCCGCGAGTACGAGGATGCGATCGCGGCCGGTCACGACCTGCCCCCCATCCCCACGCTGTTCGTGGTCGCCGACGAATTCACCCTGATGCTCCAGGATCATCCGGAGTACGCCGAACTGTTCGACTACGTCGCACGCAAGGGGCGCTCGTTCCGGATTCACATCCTGTTCGCGTCACAGACCCTCGACGTCGGCAAGATCAAGGACATCGACAAGAACACCTCGTACCGCATTGGTCTGAAGGTGGCCAGCCCCAGCGCATCTCGGCAGATCATCGGAACCGAGGACGCGTATCACATCGAATCGGGCAAGGACCACAAGGGCGTTGGTTTCCTGGTGCCCGCCCCCGGGGCGGTGCCCATCAAGTTCCGCAGCACCTATGTCGACGGCGTTTACGAGCCACCGTCCAGGACCACGACCATCGAGATCCACGCCACTCCGCAGCCCAAGCCGTTCACGGCGCTGCCGGTGGCCACCGATCCGACCACAGTGATCGTCAAGGGTGGATCCGACCAGCCACAACAACCGGCACGCAAGCTGATCTCCACCGTCGGCGCCCAGCTGGCCAAGGTGGGTCCGCGTGCACCCGAGCTGTGGCTGCCGCCGCTGGACACCGCGATCCCGTTGGCAAGTGTGTTGAGCCAGACCGGCATCCCGGCACGCCAGCTGCGCTGGCCGCTCGGCGAGATCGACAAGCCGTTCCAGATGCGTCGCGATCCGCTGATCTTCGACGCGACCTCGGCGGCCGGAAACGTGATCATTCACGGTGGCCCGAAGTCCGGGAAATCGACTGCCCTGCAGACATTCATGCTGTCGGCAGCCGCGTCGCACTCCCCCCGCGATGTCACGTTCTACTGCATCGACTACGGCGGCGGGCAATTGCACGCGCTCGAAGGACTGGCACATGTCGGCAGCGTCGCCAGCGCCCTGGAGCCCGAGCGCATCCGGCGCACCTTCGGTGAGCTGGAGCAGCTTCTGGCCTATCGCCAGCGTCTGTTCCGCGACCGCGGCATCGCCTCGGTGAGTCAGCTGCGCACACTGCGTGACAGCGATCGCACACTGGACGACGGGTACGGCGAGACGTTCCTGATCGTGGACAACCTGTACGCGTTCAGCCGCGACAACACCGATCAGTTCAACACCCGGAATCCGCTGCTGGCCCGCCTTACCGAACTGGCCAACGCCGGGCTGTCATACGGCATCCACGTCGTGATCACGACACCGAACTGGATCGAAGTGCCGCTCGCGATGCGCGATGCTCTCGGGCTACGTCTGGAACTCAAGCTGCACGACTCGGCAGACAGCAACGTGCGGGTACCCGGTGCGCTGCGCCGCCCCGCCGAGAGCGTGCCGCACGATCAGCCCGGACGCGGCCTGACCATGCAGGCCGAGCATTTCCTGTTCGCGGCGTCCGACGCCAAGGACGTGGAATCGGTCAACGCCAACTACCCCGGGGCCAAGGCTCCTGCCGTCCGCCTGCTGCCGGCAGACCTGGCACCGGACGCCATCGGTCCGCTGTACCCCGGACGCGAGCAGGTGGTCATCGGTCAGCGCGAGCAGGATCTGGCGCCAGTGGCTCTCGACTTCGCCCACAACCCGCTCCTGATGGTGCTGGGCGATACCGGATCGGGCAAGACGACGCTGTTGCGGCACATCATCCGTACGGTCCGCGAGCACTCGACACCCGACGAGGTGGCATTCACCGTCCTGGACCGGCGTCTGCATCTCGTCGATGAGCCGCTGTTCCCCGACAACGAGTACACCCCCAACATCGACCGGATCACCCCCGCGATGATGGGCCTGGGTGCCCTCCTGGAGAAGCGCCGGCCACCGGCCGGACTGTCCCCCGAGGAACTGCACAACTGGGTGTCACGCGGAGTGACCGCACAGCGGCACTACCTCATCATCGATGACGTCGACCAGATTCCCGATGCGCCCGCCGTCAGCGGTCCATACATCGGGCAGCGTCCCTGGAACCCGATCACGGGCCTGCTCGCCGAGGCTCGCGAGCTCGGCCTGCGAGTGATCATCACCGCGCGTGCCACCGGTTCCGGGCACATACTGATGACCAACCCCATGTTGCGCCGTTTCCACGAACTGCAGGCCAACACCCTGATGTTCAGCGGTAGCCCGCAAGACGGTGGCCGTATCCGTGGACATCGCTTCGAGCGTCTGCCTGCGGGCCGCGGCGTTCTGTTGTCAGATAACGATGTCCCGACATATGTACAGACCGTTAATCCATTCGTCAGTGAGCACGCTGCTCAAGGAAGGGAGTACCCACGATGA
- the eccD gene encoding type VII secretion integral membrane protein EccD codes for MSDNAVMPIVRVAVLGEEKLTEVALPTQLPMRDIIPAVHRLVAPDATEATPQQLSLAPVNGAPFSADATLDTVGVVDGDLLTLRPTPVGPAAPGIVEDIADAAVIFSESRKRPWGAEHIARVTRVGVLGLIVAATVLAIVHNIRTGSTLSLAGLAMVAVATAIGALVAHIRSPRLGAELAITALAPIAGALALAIPGDALAPRALLGAAGVAAWSLIYLIVARQQIAFFTATTVLSIGIAGAAGAQILWHPSLLAVGCGLIVVGLLVTVRAAQLSAFAARFPLPTIPAPGDPTPSAPAMSVLKDLPRRVQLSDSHQSGFIAGASLLAILGSLALVGGSAQASPWTWYLVVAVSAGAALRARVWDSAVCKAWLLAVPFVVTSALLVIFALAGRYTGALAALGVLAFLVAALTVVVFNPKIAEAESYSLPSRRLLGFLASGIDASLLPVIAYLTGLFSWILNR; via the coding sequence ATGTCTGACAACGCCGTGATGCCCATCGTCCGGGTAGCCGTGCTCGGTGAAGAAAAGCTGACCGAGGTCGCCTTGCCGACCCAGCTGCCGATGCGCGACATCATTCCCGCAGTTCACCGGTTGGTGGCCCCAGACGCCACCGAGGCCACCCCTCAGCAGCTGAGCCTGGCCCCGGTGAATGGCGCGCCGTTCAGTGCCGACGCGACCCTGGACACCGTGGGAGTCGTCGACGGTGACCTGCTGACGCTGCGTCCGACTCCCGTGGGACCCGCCGCACCCGGCATCGTCGAGGACATCGCGGATGCGGCCGTCATCTTCTCCGAATCGCGTAAGCGCCCGTGGGGTGCCGAGCACATTGCCCGTGTCACCCGTGTGGGCGTCCTCGGATTAATCGTGGCGGCAACGGTTCTGGCGATCGTTCACAACATTCGCACCGGTTCCACGTTGAGCCTTGCCGGCCTGGCAATGGTCGCGGTCGCCACCGCGATCGGGGCGCTGGTGGCACATATCCGATCGCCTCGCCTGGGCGCGGAGCTGGCGATCACCGCCCTGGCTCCCATCGCCGGTGCACTCGCTCTCGCCATCCCTGGAGATGCCCTGGCGCCGCGCGCCCTCCTGGGCGCCGCCGGGGTAGCCGCGTGGTCGCTGATCTACCTGATCGTGGCGCGCCAGCAGATCGCCTTCTTCACCGCCACCACGGTGCTGTCCATCGGTATCGCCGGTGCCGCTGGCGCCCAAATCCTGTGGCACCCGTCGCTGCTCGCAGTGGGCTGCGGTCTGATCGTGGTGGGGCTGCTGGTCACCGTGCGTGCCGCACAGCTGTCGGCCTTCGCCGCCCGCTTCCCCCTGCCCACCATTCCCGCACCCGGTGACCCGACTCCCTCCGCTCCGGCGATGTCGGTACTCAAGGACCTCCCGCGACGCGTTCAGCTGAGTGACTCACATCAGAGCGGATTCATCGCGGGCGCTTCACTTCTGGCCATCCTGGGATCACTGGCTCTGGTCGGCGGTTCGGCGCAGGCGAGCCCGTGGACCTGGTACCTGGTGGTCGCGGTGAGCGCCGGGGCAGCACTGCGCGCACGCGTCTGGGATTCGGCGGTGTGCAAGGCCTGGCTGCTGGCGGTGCCCTTCGTGGTGACCTCCGCACTACTGGTGATCTTCGCCCTGGCGGGCCGTTACACCGGCGCACTGGCTGCGCTTGGCGTGCTGGCGTTCTTGGTCGCCGCGCTCACTGTCGTGGTGTTTAACCCGAAGATCGCTGAGGCAGAAAGCTACTCGCTGCCCAGCCGGCGGCTCCTGGGATTCCTCGCCTCGGGCATCGATGCCTCACTGCTGCCGGTCATCGCATACCTCACCGGACTGTTCAGCTGGATCCTCAACCGATGA
- the eccB gene encoding type VII secretion protein EccB: protein MSDNRDNNANSERRAFASRTPASENPEPLKYRRGFVTGHQVTGWRFVMRRIASGVALHDARMLVDPLRTQSRAFSMGAVIVVTGLVGCFVFSLLRPSGIAGTDPVLADRSTAALYVRVGDNLHPVLNLTSARLIAGKSVDPTMVKSTQLDQFPRGNLIGIPGAPERMVQAKSTDAAWAVCESTENRAVTVIAGALDTSGDKAFDLPRDRAAVVSSDAGTWLLWDGKRSALNLGDIAVTSALGLTAPPAVRPVTTRLLNAVPEAPALVVPPIQGAGTPTAYPLPVAAPIGSVLVSSSTDNTPVYYAVLADGVQQVSPVIASVLRNANSYGLEQPPRLTADQTAHLPTSSAIDTRVFPSAAIKPLAANEDPVLCSRFTRTADASSDSWSLLAGSVLPLSDSVHTVQLISSASTPTRVAITPGIGYLVQPGGGGGYQWISDTGVRYGIDTEAEGDKTLEALGLHKPALTIPSSILDLFASGPSLSRADALLAHDSLAPTDRPATRIQTDNPSAQAQESR, encoded by the coding sequence ATGAGCGATAACCGAGACAACAACGCGAACTCCGAGCGCCGGGCCTTCGCATCACGCACTCCGGCCAGTGAGAACCCCGAACCACTGAAGTACCGTCGCGGGTTCGTCACCGGGCATCAGGTCACCGGATGGCGATTTGTCATGCGTCGCATAGCATCTGGCGTTGCACTACACGACGCCCGGATGCTCGTTGATCCGCTGCGTACCCAATCCCGCGCATTCAGCATGGGCGCCGTCATCGTCGTCACCGGACTTGTCGGGTGCTTCGTCTTCAGCCTGCTGCGCCCCTCCGGTATCGCCGGTACCGATCCGGTGCTTGCCGACCGGTCGACCGCGGCGCTCTATGTCCGGGTGGGTGACAACCTGCACCCGGTGCTCAACCTCACCTCGGCCCGTCTCATCGCAGGCAAGTCCGTGGATCCGACGATGGTCAAAAGCACTCAGCTCGACCAGTTTCCGCGCGGAAACCTGATCGGTATTCCGGGCGCACCGGAGCGCATGGTGCAGGCCAAGAGCACCGACGCCGCCTGGGCGGTGTGCGAGTCCACCGAAAACCGCGCCGTGACCGTGATCGCCGGAGCATTGGACACCAGTGGGGACAAGGCCTTCGACCTCCCCCGCGACCGTGCCGCGGTGGTGTCCTCTGACGCGGGTACCTGGCTGCTGTGGGATGGGAAGCGCAGCGCGCTCAACCTCGGCGATATCGCCGTCACGAGCGCTCTGGGCCTCACCGCGCCACCGGCCGTGCGCCCCGTGACCACCCGCCTGCTCAACGCCGTTCCCGAGGCTCCGGCACTCGTGGTTCCCCCCATCCAGGGAGCCGGGACGCCGACCGCTTATCCATTGCCGGTCGCGGCGCCCATCGGCTCGGTGCTGGTGAGCTCCTCAACCGACAACACTCCGGTGTACTACGCGGTGCTAGCCGATGGCGTGCAACAGGTTTCACCGGTGATCGCATCGGTACTGCGCAACGCGAATTCATATGGTCTGGAACAGCCACCGCGGCTGACCGCCGACCAGACGGCGCACTTGCCGACGTCCTCGGCGATCGATACCAGGGTGTTCCCCAGCGCCGCCATCAAGCCGCTGGCCGCCAACGAGGATCCGGTGCTGTGCTCCCGGTTCACCAGGACGGCCGATGCCTCCTCGGATTCGTGGTCGCTACTTGCGGGTTCGGTTCTGCCCCTTTCTGATTCGGTGCACACCGTGCAGCTGATCTCCTCCGCGTCCACCCCGACGCGGGTCGCCATCACTCCCGGCATCGGATACCTGGTGCAGCCCGGCGGTGGCGGTGGGTACCAGTGGATATCCGATACCGGTGTGCGTTACGGCATCGATACCGAGGCCGAGGGCGACAAGACCCTCGAGGCACTCGGCCTGCACAAGCCCGCACTCACCATCCCCTCGTCGATTCTGGATCTGTTCGCCTCCGGGCCATCGCTCTCACGTGCCGATGCCCTGCTCGCGCACGACAGCCTGGCTCCGACCGATCGGCCGGCCACGCGCATCCAGACCGACAACCCATCTGCTCAGGCACAGGAGTCCCGTTGA
- the eccA gene encoding type VII secretion AAA-ATPase EccA: protein MDIRERVGQLDRAAPAVNPSARIDPELESRFATCCRALGLSVNDRRRPADLPAARYGFTSLCRTAQDHCDVWVGLAASGGATVDVLEAISETAATAGHLQHAVNLHPGDLTFLYDTGLYLEFRASGPDDYHLAYAAALVDKGDYVKAAELIAAVTERRPGWFNARWAAVAMQNRAERWSDVVTLLTPVVTDASLDPTTSHAVRITLGIALAKLGMVNPALSYLEDPSGPIEVAATDGALAKALNLRHHGDEETATEVLQDLYAANPENTEIEHALTDPSVGLHTTTAARIAARTDPWDPETEPTEEDFIDPEAHERKAILLAEAEQQLSEFIGLEQVKDQVSRLKSSVAMALRRQDRGLAVGHRTHHLVFAGPPGTGKTTIARVVAKIYCGLGLLKRENVREVHRADLIGQHIGETEAKTNAVIDSALDGVLFLDEAYALVSTGAKNDFGLVAIDTLLARMENDRDRLVVIVAGYRAELDQFLDTNEGLRSRFTRSIEFPSYAPPELVEIASAMASVRDSKFDEGAADALLTAFSAMCAAEAPDTRGIARRSIDVAGNGRFVRNVVERSEEEREHRLDNSGAEEFSDDDLMTVTVEDVQASVEAIVAGLGLSAPGTPVQK from the coding sequence GTGGATATTCGTGAACGAGTTGGCCAGCTGGACCGTGCGGCGCCGGCGGTGAATCCGTCAGCCCGCATCGACCCGGAACTAGAGAGCCGATTCGCAACCTGTTGCCGCGCGCTCGGTCTGTCCGTTAATGACAGGCGGCGTCCTGCAGATTTGCCAGCAGCACGTTACGGCTTCACGTCGCTGTGCCGAACGGCTCAGGATCACTGTGATGTCTGGGTCGGCCTGGCCGCCTCCGGGGGCGCCACCGTCGACGTGCTGGAGGCGATCTCCGAGACCGCGGCGACCGCTGGGCATCTTCAGCATGCGGTGAACCTGCACCCGGGCGACCTCACCTTCCTCTACGACACCGGGCTCTACCTCGAATTCCGTGCCAGCGGCCCCGACGACTATCACCTCGCCTACGCGGCGGCCCTCGTGGACAAGGGTGACTACGTCAAGGCTGCCGAGCTGATCGCCGCCGTAACCGAGCGACGCCCCGGATGGTTCAACGCCCGCTGGGCCGCTGTCGCCATGCAGAATCGGGCCGAACGTTGGTCCGATGTCGTCACGCTGCTGACCCCAGTTGTCACCGATGCGTCGTTGGACCCCACCACGTCCCACGCCGTACGGATCACCCTGGGTATTGCCCTCGCCAAGCTCGGCATGGTCAATCCCGCCCTCTCCTACCTCGAAGACCCCAGTGGTCCCATCGAGGTGGCAGCCACCGACGGCGCACTGGCCAAGGCGCTCAACCTGCGCCACCACGGTGACGAAGAGACCGCGACCGAGGTGCTCCAGGATCTGTACGCGGCCAATCCGGAGAACACCGAGATCGAGCATGCGCTCACCGATCCGAGTGTGGGTCTGCACACCACGACCGCCGCGCGCATCGCTGCCCGTACCGATCCCTGGGACCCCGAAACCGAGCCCACCGAAGAGGATTTCATCGATCCTGAGGCTCACGAGCGCAAGGCGATCCTGCTGGCCGAGGCCGAGCAACAGCTCAGCGAATTCATCGGCCTGGAGCAGGTGAAAGACCAGGTCTCACGACTCAAGAGTTCCGTGGCGATGGCGCTGCGGCGCCAGGATCGCGGACTTGCCGTTGGCCACCGCACCCACCACCTGGTGTTCGCGGGCCCTCCCGGCACCGGTAAGACCACCATCGCGCGTGTGGTCGCCAAGATCTATTGCGGCTTGGGGCTTCTCAAGCGCGAGAACGTCCGCGAGGTGCACCGCGCCGACCTCATCGGTCAGCACATCGGTGAGACCGAAGCCAAAACCAACGCTGTCATCGACAGCGCGCTCGACGGTGTGCTGTTCCTCGATGAGGCATACGCGTTGGTGTCCACCGGCGCCAAGAATGACTTCGGTCTCGTCGCCATCGACACCCTGCTGGCCCGCATGGAAAACGACCGCGACCGCCTGGTCGTGATCGTCGCCGGATACCGCGCCGAGCTGGACCAGTTCCTCGACACCAACGAAGGTCTGCGCTCCCGTTTCACGCGGTCCATCGAATTTCCCTCGTACGCACCGCCGGAGCTCGTCGAAATCGCATCGGCCATGGCGTCCGTGCGCGACAGCAAGTTCGACGAGGGCGCCGCTGACGCGCTGCTCACCGCCTTCTCGGCGATGTGTGCCGCAGAGGCTCCCGATACCCGCGGCATCGCACGCCGCAGCATCGACGTCGCCGGTAACGGTCGATTCGTCCGTAACGTCGTGGAACGCTCCGAGGAGGAACGTGAACACCGCCTTGACAACTCAGGCGCCGAAGAATTCAGCGATGACGACCTCATGACGGTCACCGTCGAGGACGTGCAGGCATCGGTGGAGGCCATCGTCGCCGGCCTCGGGCTGTCGGCTCCCGGGACGCCGGTCCAGAAATGA
- a CDS encoding siderophore-interacting protein, whose amino-acid sequence MPSTVTQPTRGWQGAVLKLFRAGDFQLTVTGRRELTDNYVRLSFSAGGLLQDRDIHPTMWIRLWFSDGEKLHQRGYTLVNPDPQADTVDIEFALHDGMAARWAQAALVGDTIEATVLGSHFELPVPAPRGYIIVGDTASLPAINSLLEVIGDSPATVFLEAAHESDKTLPVNGNAVWIDRHGDPSLVQVVREAAFDAPDFFGWVACDTRTTREVAQVLKDHYGIPRRAMKAQAYWMA is encoded by the coding sequence ATGCCGAGCACAGTGACGCAACCGACACGTGGGTGGCAGGGCGCGGTTCTCAAATTGTTCCGGGCCGGCGATTTCCAGCTAACAGTGACCGGCCGGCGCGAGCTGACCGACAACTATGTGAGGCTCAGCTTCTCCGCGGGCGGCCTGCTGCAGGACCGGGACATTCACCCGACTATGTGGATCCGGTTGTGGTTCTCGGACGGGGAGAAGCTGCACCAGCGCGGATACACGCTGGTCAACCCGGATCCGCAGGCCGACACCGTCGATATCGAATTCGCGCTGCACGACGGGATGGCGGCGCGCTGGGCGCAGGCGGCCCTGGTGGGAGACACCATCGAGGCCACGGTGTTGGGCAGCCACTTCGAGCTGCCCGTTCCGGCTCCGCGCGGATACATCATCGTCGGCGACACCGCGTCCCTGCCCGCGATCAACTCCCTGCTGGAAGTCATCGGCGACAGCCCGGCCACGGTTTTCCTGGAGGCCGCGCATGAGAGCGACAAGACGCTGCCGGTGAATGGGAATGCGGTCTGGATAGATCGCCACGGCGACCCATCGCTGGTCCAGGTGGTGCGTGAGGCTGCCTTTGATGCCCCCGATTTCTTCGGATGGGTGGCGTGCGACACCCGGACCACTCGCGAGGTGGCGCAAGTTCTCAAGGATCACTACGGCATTCCGCGCAGGGCGATGAAAGCCCAGGCCTACTGGATGGCCTGA
- a CDS encoding WXG100 family type VII secretion target, with translation MSQITFNYPAMLAHAGEMNTYSGVLTALGADLAAQQASLQAAWHGDTSMSQAAWQAQWNTAMEELIRAYRAMGTTHETNTLSMNARDMAEGAKWGA, from the coding sequence ATGTCGCAGATCACTTTCAACTACCCCGCCATGCTGGCCCACGCCGGCGAGATGAACACCTACTCCGGTGTACTGACCGCCCTGGGAGCAGACCTGGCCGCCCAGCAGGCCTCCCTGCAGGCAGCCTGGCACGGTGATACCTCCATGAGCCAGGCCGCTTGGCAGGCTCAGTGGAACACCGCCATGGAAGAGCTCATCCGCGCCTACCGCGCCATGGGCACCACCCACGAAACCAACACCCTGTCCATGAACGCCCGCGACATGGCAGAAGGAGCCAAATGGGGCGCATAA
- a CDS encoding ESX secretion-associated protein EspG — protein MNQATRSPDAVELTVDQAWFLADTLSAGTFPWVLAITVPFRDEAQRAGFNAQRVQELTRAGVLSADGAVDPAVAGWIRTVCRPDRWLELRYVAAGSENPDVMRGIIAHKQSQGRAQTVVSLRNAHLITFTAVDADDPSALVPSVVAGLRWRAPARFPEFTLPTHVGAKADEQLRSGASLADVMGYLGVPPTAQAVVESAFIGNRNYVEVVAGQRDNATQQTSEVGISVVDTSAGRILVSPHRAGDGTWLSTFAPGTPFAIAVAVEQLMATLPDGHWFPDARLTRDFD, from the coding sequence ATGAACCAGGCCACCCGGTCGCCGGACGCCGTCGAGCTGACGGTCGACCAGGCCTGGTTCCTCGCAGACACCTTGAGCGCCGGCACCTTTCCCTGGGTGCTGGCGATCACGGTCCCCTTCCGGGATGAGGCACAGCGCGCCGGCTTCAATGCTCAGCGCGTCCAGGAACTCACCCGTGCAGGTGTGCTCAGCGCCGACGGTGCGGTGGATCCTGCCGTGGCGGGATGGATCCGCACCGTGTGCCGCCCCGACCGTTGGCTCGAACTGCGTTATGTCGCGGCAGGTTCGGAGAATCCGGACGTGATGCGCGGCATCATCGCGCACAAACAATCACAGGGTCGTGCGCAGACCGTGGTGTCACTGCGCAATGCCCACCTGATCACCTTCACGGCGGTCGACGCCGACGACCCTTCGGCGCTTGTCCCCAGTGTGGTCGCCGGACTGCGCTGGCGCGCACCCGCACGGTTCCCCGAATTCACACTGCCCACCCACGTGGGCGCCAAGGCCGATGAGCAGCTGCGTTCCGGCGCCTCACTGGCCGATGTCATGGGATACCTGGGCGTCCCTCCCACCGCACAGGCTGTGGTGGAATCAGCGTTCATCGGAAACCGCAACTATGTTGAAGTAGTTGCCGGACAACGTGATAACGCAACCCAGCAGACTTCCGAGGTGGGTATCAGCGTGGTCGACACCAGCGCTGGACGCATCCTCGTCAGCCCACACCGCGCGGGCGACGGCACCTGGCTGTCGACCTTCGCACCCGGAACCCCATTCGCGATCGCCGTAGCCGTCGAGCAATTGATGGCCACGCTCCCGGACGGGCATTGGTTCCCGGACGCGCGATTGACCCGAGACTTCGACTGA